TGATTCAATATAGACTCACAGGTCAGTGTCTAAACACTAAAGCTCATAGAGTCCGAGGACTATATCCCAGAGTTTAAAAAACTGCACCAGTCCAAAGTCTTTATGGGGGTCCTTCATACTGAGGTGGTCTCATCTCTCAGAATGGAGCAAAATATCAGATAATGAGTTTCCTTAACAAAATGTACATGCAATTATACTATTATTAGTAATACTAGAAGTATATGTCGCATTTTTCAGTtatgtattttcatatttattaaattttgaaaacatttatgtaAAGATTagtcattttattctatttaaacatattttaatattctaTGTGTGCGGCCTCGTTGGGGATTCAGCTGTATTCCATTGTGCAATCCTGCGTTATATAATGCCCCCTAAAATGAACCTTCAAACATGATTAATGTTGCAGGTTTTTGGTATTATAAATATTCTAATATTTCTCATGGTTTTCTTGCTCCTGGCTTGCAAATTTAAAacgctctgtttttgttttttgttgttttctttgctgaattttcctttaaattgtttttctctcattgcTATTTTTGGAATTAGCTCTAAGCTGCCCGGGCCTCACGGCAATAAAGGCTGATGTCTTAGCTTTTGCATCCCTGATTGCACACagataaatgttattttactggaaatgtcctaatcctcctcctcctcttcctcttcctcaccctcCTTTCTCCTGATCCTCCtgttctctttcctctcttgtgGCTCAAGGATCGACTTTCATTTTCACACTTGAggaaaaaaccaaaaaaactctacatactgtatagaaTAGGGGTACACTTGGTTGCTTATGTAAGTGTTACTAGATCATTTGTGTTcctaataaaaatattaaagtgaTTAATATTCCACTTGTGCTTTTATGACGAATGTTAACAGGGAATAATTGGGCCTAGGGAAGCAATCACACTGCAGTAAAAGATTAAAAgggttttaaaatgtcactttctCTGCAGTTATACTCTCATATGATGACAGAAATGTTTCTTTGGTTTTAATGGTAAGAAATAAATGAGGATATGTTCTCTAATCCATCTGTTTCCTTCTCCAGCCATATTTATAGACTGAACACTGTGCTGACCTCTGAGTAGACATTGAGCTGTGTTTTGTTGCCGTGGCTGCAGGCTGATAGCAGCTGAGTCATGCTGTGTTACCTTGAGCTCGGCCTCAGTCTGCCGCTTGTCCGCTgtgagctgagagagagactgcTGCAGGGTCCGGGCCTGAGACGAGTAGTACTCCCTCTCCTGCTGCAGGACTTTGGCTCGCTGCTCGATGTCTATGAGCCTGAACGACAGGAAACACAGTcagagaggaaacaaacaacaacacacataaCAGTGTGAATACTGCTGTcctatttctgcttttttaaaccCCTTTTAAAAACCCAACAAGATTAAAATGATGCTGTTttgttgcagaaaaaaaaaagctgcaacaGTGGTTTGTTAATACGGTgaacacaaaatgaatacaGACACACCTGTAAGGTCACTTAAAGGAAAAGTTTAAAGCTGGTTAAATTGACATTTTGCTGCTTCTATTTAATTAACAGTATGATATTTAATTGCGACCTTTAGATTAATTTAATTAGTGTTTTAATTCTATTTCTAgttttatttttggcttttaaaactttttcttttgcaaAAAAGTAGTGAGCTTTGCATGAAGCAATAGTTCAGCAGAAGCAATTGACTCACGCACACTGTCTGTAATGATGATTTATTAAGTAGATATGTTTTGGTCAACTTTTATTTATGCCAACTTTCACATTTACCtgctgtccttttttttgttgttgttgttttttgtgaaaGTTTCAAATACATCAAAGTCCATGTTGTATGgataatatatttttctattctattatgtTTATAGtgtgaaatattttattataatctgattaaaaaaaacaaaaatatgactgaaaatattaaaatgaactacaaggctgttttcacatccaTCTGTTAAAGAGAAAAGTTTCTATGGTCGGCACaaacaagcatgatttgtgacatcaaaaCTACTCTGTTATCTACTTACGCTCCTCCATGTATGTAAAGCCTAACACAACGTTACGGGTCGtatatttcagtgttcataacACAACATTAGTGCTACACAGTCGATAGCAGCTGCCTGTAATATCCCACTTACTGGTGCTGATCAATGAGCTGGTTGTTTAGGGATCAATACACATTTCCACTAGTAGTTACATCCTCTGTGCCATTAACATAGAGGCTCACCGGAAAGGCCAGAGTGTTTGACCCTTTGGATGCCAAAACATGATCACAGTCTAACTTCCTGTATTACTCTTTGGCCCTATAGAAGAATTGTGTAATTACaccaataataaaacatttaggaTAGCAGGATTCTTTGTTCTTATTATGACCGATGCTCTTTAAAGGATttcaaacaaaaggttgagagagttttaatgtgtgtgagaCTATGTGACCTTTCtaataatgtaaagaaatgcaaataaaaCTGTCTGAAGTCTGTTTCTGAGGTTTCACTCACTTATCGTCTGCCTGCCCCTTCTCCTTCAGCAGGACCTTCATTTGCTCCTCGATGTGCTGCAAGTCCTGCAGCAGGTCCACGTCTCCGACCTCCGAGCCGTCCTCAGACTTCCTGCAggtttcctcctccttctcctccggCTCCTTCGCccccagcagctccagagtcCTCTGTTTCTCCTGAGAGAGCTCCTGCAGGACCAAAACTATTGAGAATCAGACCCTAAATAAATCTTCTCAGCCtgaaatgatttaatttgaACTGGTGCCAGATGGGAGTTTTAGTGCtgcatattaaatataatataatattatcacATTAACAGGAAGTTGAGCACTCGTTCACAACCTTATAAAAAGTGCTTTGACGAGAAACTCAAGATGCACTTACTCACAATGCAGCTGAAATATTTGGAAACGTAAAAGTTTTTTGTCAAATAAAGGTTTGACAAACATTGCttaacatttattattcatgtatttttgcAGATGCAGCACCTCACAGAACTATccaatatattataatttaactGTAGATGCACATATATTATGAGTTCAGCTtcttaaaactgaatatttcacaaagatggaaaaaagttTCTACATTGATCATATGTAAGCTACGGAGGACAATTAATGCCAAattaaagaacaaagaaaaaaactgtttaatatttttggaaattaataaataaataataaagagttagatgagaaaacATAGACCATGATCATGTCTgtgagctggagctggtgctggttcggagccagagcctgactaagcaccggttctttgcttttccaccgccaaagctccagcccgtagcctcagaacgggagccagagcaagcaccaactctttgctggtctaaagcatagactgtataaaaggtcTAAAGcaagctccagctcggtggaaaaggggtatacaGAGCTACAGTCTGGAAACAGTTAGATTAGTTTAGCACAATGACTGGaagcaggaggaaacagctagcctggctctgtttaaaggttaaaaaaaatccacctaTACCAGCCTCATAACTAAAATCACTCAATCTTCTCTTCTAACTCTTGGAAACAAAGCAAATACACTTATTCCCCAAAATGTTCAACTATCccattactttacttttacGTTTGTTCCTCTCACATCTGACTGATGTTTTTCCACTTGGCTCTAGCTGCctttcattgtagtttttatcattatcaattTTATTACATTAGGAGGATAATTGAATTAACAACCTGATGGGTTTGTTACATAACTTCTTACATCAGCAGCTGTAACATTGCAGGGTCAGAAACCAGCACCAGACTCTTTTCCAACAACACATCAATAAAGTTGTCCTTGTTAACGCTGGTTTTACACATCTGCACACATCAGCGCAGCAGTCGTTGGATGAGTGACAAGTAACTTTTATTTCTCACTAAATGTTTTTTACTCACCTCAATGGACTTCTGCAGCATGATCGTTAAACTGCTCAGCTCTTCTTTTTCACTCTCCACTCCTTTCAGGGACTGAGCGGTGCCGTCCAGATCTCTGCCAACAACACAAAACTAGATATCATTACCAGTATCATTACCAGTATCATTATCAGTACTGGTGAACGTTAATGGAAAATAGTTAGTTACAGTTTAATTTGCTCCTGCTCTGCCTTCAGCTCCAGCACCACCTCCTCAAacttcattttctcctcctcaaGAACCTGGTTCAGACGCTCCagctcctgcacacacacacacacacacacaatcacacacacacacacacacacacacacacacacacacacacatacatttaatgGTTGGAAAAGTTGTTTTGTTATCCTGCACTGTGTGGAATACTTttgattagagctgcaacaatgaattgattagttgagTAAGTTTCAACAGAAAATTTCAACTATTTGATGGTTTCAGGTTCTCAAATTTGAGAAGTTGCTGCTTTTCCCTAAATATTTGTGCTTCGGCCTGCTGTGTGAACAAAATTAGACATTTGATTTGATGTCAGTATGGACTCCAGGAAATCATGATGgacatttttaacagtttttaagtTTTATAGACCAAAATTGATCTAAAAACTAATCAGTAGATGTTGAATCAATGATAAAAACAATAGTTGCAACTCAGGAGGAATATTAACTTTTTAATAGCTAGTGGACGTTTTACCAGCCACTCAACAGATTATCATTGATCatcattttttgttatttttttgctgGTGAGTGAAACAAATCTACCAGCCAgttgcatattttatttttggcatcAAAGGACCAGAGGCATCATACAGTTTAATTGAAAATAAGTATCCAAAGTTCATTACAATTTCTTAATTCCAAGGCCACCGAAAATGAAAAACCACAGTTGCTGTTATTTGTTATTATCAGAAAAGAAAGGCCGTACCTCTCTCTGTGCTCTTTGATGGCTGAGCTCCTCGGTCTCCTCCATCAGTTTATCTGGAGAAAGAAAACTATTTCAGATAATCTGCCTTTATATGTTAAACCTACAAAGAAGCTCATTTAATCaggtgaccccccccccccctccccccctcgtTTACCCAGGTACTCCTGCTTCTCCTTGGCCAGCTGCAGCCCCTGAGCCTCCAGACTCTCGATCATGGCCTCCCCCAGCTGGGCGTTCTTCCACGTGCtgttagtgagagagagacattttaaCAACCAAGGGTAAgtgaatgcattttaaaaagctgtagTTTACAAAAAGGAGTGTGGTGGTTGTTAAGTACAAACTCATTATATTTGGGGTTATATGTAGTTGTTAAttagcaaaaatgaaaaataaattactctttACAATTCTTCTTTACAAAAAATACTCTTTCATGGGTCAAACTACATAATAGCATATTAGATGCTTTCATGTTGATTGTTAAATACAAAAGTACTTCGGAacaaaactgagaaaatgtgtataaaattaaAGGACCCGTAAAATAAAGCCTTaccaaaaaatatttaaatccatcATCAATTTATCTGGAAGCACCGTTACAAATAACATGCTGTTGTGCCAGTTCTAGTTCTTCATCAGGCCTTTATCTTTAATATATACTACCAAACCTCATATAAACAGGATAATTTGTGTTAAGTATATACTCACACTTTCCCTGACTCCTGCAGCATCTCCATCCACTGGACCTGCTCCTCCTCAGACTCAGCAGCCAGGACTACGGTACCCTGGGAGGGCAGATATACAACATCAGCATCTATTCAATAATGGGCTGAGGCTATTAAATAAGATGGTGAGTTTCCATCTTTGAGCTGCTGAGATTGATTTCAGCTTGGCTCTGCAGGAGTATTATACCTGAAATATAACGCCATTTTTACATAAATTGGTTGGTTTGGGTCGTCTGGCTGCATCTTTATGGCAAAGACTGTCTTAAAACTAACTTTAACCTGAATAAGGCTGATAAATGTCTGCAGTcggtggttagggttagggttaggatcaGGATCATTTTCTTACAGAGAAGTCTTCCAGGTTGACCACGACGGCGAAAGGCATGCCCATGTCCTCGTTAGCCGACACCAAACATCCTCCCAAAGGAATGACTCCCTGCCACCGAAACACACATCAGTTATTTACAGTGTTGTAATAATCTTGCCTCATGTGTGAATTATTGACCCCCGACTTTTCACTAAAGCAAGAAgcgacttaaccctcctgttgtccttgagtcaaggaaggaagggaggaaggaagaaggaaggaaggaaaggagggaggaaggagggaaggaagaaggaaaggagagaggaaggaaatgagagaggaaagaagataggagggaggaaagaaagagagaaggagggaattacggaaaagagggaaggaggaaggaaaggagggaggaaggaaatagggaggaaggaaaggagggaaggaaagaaggaagaaggaggggggaaggaagaaagaaggaggaaggaaggaaaggagggaggaaagaaggaaggaaaggagggagggaggaaagaaggaaagagggaggaaagaaagagagaaggagggaaagaggaaggaagggaggaaagaaggaacagtgaaaacggacggggtcaatttgacccgggaggacgacacgagggtcaCAAGGGTTCAGAGAGGAAGCAGCGGCGGCTCACCTTGGGGTGGATGTTGAAGTACCTGTTGGTCTCAAAGTTTCTCTTCTCGCTCTCTGCATAGTAGAGTAAGAAGCTGTCTTTGATGATGAAGAATCTTTATACCGAGGAAGACAATGAAAGCAGCAGTGAGTCAATCATGTGGGGCTGAAAGGAACCAATGTCTGCCGATGTTCTCAAACACAAATCTGATGAGCAGGTAACGACACTGATGCACTTTAGTCTACTATAAAAACAGTATTTGAATATCCCTCACTTGATGGAGGGAAAGCATATATTTGTTcagtgttaaccctcctgttgttcttgtgtcaaggaaggaagggatgaagaagggaggaaaggaaggaggaaaggaaagaaggaagtgaggtaggagaggaagaaggaaggaaggaaagcagggagtaggagggaaggaaggaaggagggaaggaaagaaggagggggggaggaaggaatgaaggaaggaagtgaggaaagagagaggaaagaaagaaggaagggaagaaagagagaaggagggagggaggaaggacagaaggaaggaaaagaggaaggaagaaggaaggaaagaaggaagggaagaaggaaaggaaggaagggaggaaagagagaggaatgaaagaaagagagaaggaggaaggaaggaaggacagacagaaggaaggaaagaaggaaggaagggaggaaagaaggaacagtcaaaacagacggggttaatttgacctgggaggacgagaCAAAGGTTAAATAACAAGTGACAATCTGCCAATCATCAGTCTGATAATTACAGGGACGGATGATAAATCTCTAGCAtaagtttaaatgttttaacagtaATTAAAGGTTCACATTTCTAAATGTAAGCTACAGTTACAACGTAGACTGTAACACCAGTGAGATCAAATCCAGTTATTCTTATAAATTATACTAATTAGgctataaaaaaaatagtgcTGTATCGACATCATTGGTGCACAGTGATGTAAGTTGTGCTTCTCATTACTAGGTGATACAttacatcagaggtgtcaaactcattttcattcaagggccacatacagaccaatttcatctcatgtgggccggatgattaaaaagatggagggaaggaaggaaggaaataagaagggaaggaaagaaagatgggaagaaaggtaggaaggacatacagaaggaaggatggacttctttatttttttaaggaaggcagggagcaagaaagggaggaagaaaggaagaaggaaagaaagaaagggaggaaggacagaaggaagaaagggaggaagaaaggaaaaaaaggaaggaaggaaggtaggaaggacagatggaaggaaggaaaacaaggaaagtgggctggattggacccaTCGGTGGGCCTGCATTACATGTTAGCTCCAGGTGCTGCTTTTGTGCAATTTAAGGGAAGTTTGGAAATAAGTCAACTTGAAAACTAATAGAAATAAGTTATTACACTTAGATCCAATCCACACTAAAAGTTGGGGGACTTCTGAGATATCATGACTTTTAGTTCCTAATATGAGTCAAACATCAATAATGCTGCAGCCTACATTTCTcataatgcaactcaatagCATCTTTCTTTTGACTCTCATCTTTCCAACTCCATGACTCCAGTTTGTACTTCAGGTTTTATGTCAAATTAAGTCTCAATTAACTCGAGATAAcatcatgaaaaaaaataaatgcctTCGGAGCCCTAAAAAGCTGTATTCATAGACGTCCCTCCATTATGATTTAACTGACCTTTTCTGTGTTAATGGTTGTTAAATATGCAGCTATATTTAGACTGAAGTCATTTAAAATCTTTCTGAGGGTCACACTGGTTTCACATGActgcctgtttgtttgttttgaggttgttgttttttttgataAGCTGGCGACACCAACAAATACCACTAAATCATTAAGCCTGACCATTTCCAGTTTGGCACAGAAAACCAAATGAGCAAATACAAACTGTATTGACCTTTATGACACAAGCACATGAGAAAGGATACGAAGATTGAGCAGTAAATGGATTTTCTGGATCCACTGTGTATTGTCGTTTTAACGGTTATGTAAACTAAGAGCATTATCATGACATAAGGTACCAATCCAGGCATTTTAACATCCAAATATTCACTCCTAACACAACATATAGTTATATTGGGATGTGACAGTGACGGTGGATAAGTA
This is a stretch of genomic DNA from Scomber japonicus isolate fScoJap1 chromosome 16, fScoJap1.pri, whole genome shotgun sequence. It encodes these proteins:
- the plekhd1 gene encoding pleckstrin homology domain-containing family D member 1, which codes for MFSSSSRNSLFSPWTSMEQSDSEVLDISTKVQLHGVLWKRPFGRPSAKWSRRFFIIKDSFLLYYAESEKRNFETNRYFNIHPKGVIPLGGCLVSANEDMGMPFAVVVNLEDFSGTVVLAAESEEEQVQWMEMLQESGKVTWKNAQLGEAMIESLEAQGLQLAKEKQEYLDKLMEETEELSHQRAQREELERLNQVLEEEKMKFEEVVLELKAEQEQIKLDLDGTAQSLKGVESEKEELSSLTIMLQKSIEELSQEKQRTLELLGAKEPEEKEEETCRKSEDGSEVGDVDLLQDLQHIEEQMKVLLKEKGQADDKLIDIEQRAKVLQQEREYYSSQARTLQQSLSQLTADKRQTEAELKAEIESRVELEKRLKQAEEALQDLEKSLNSVERTVERDEKMKGDVTHLRKFFEECICAAEIEAKLPAIMKNAVYLHKAAARRIKSCRIQRRASRRHWLKHSKSFAVANADDSSMEELRETARRLTSDSSFRESVYEIITRKDATNKTED